CATAAGTGTTTCTTTTGCATCCCTTACATTAAACCATCCATCGATTATAACTTCTTTTTCTTCCAGTCTTTTATATTCTTTAAAAAAGTGTTCGAACTCTTTTTCTGTATGGGAACTCAAATCACCTAAACTATGTACTTCATCGTATCTTGGGTCATGGATAGGGACTGCAATAAGTTTTTCATCCTTTCCCTTATCATCTGACATAACGAACATTCCTATTACTCTTGATTCAATTAGACAACCTGGAAAAGTCGGGTTATTCATAAGTACCAGTATGTCTATCGGGTCACCGTCACCTGACAGTGTTTCTGGAACAAAACCGTAATCTGCCGGATAAAACATGGGAGAGAAGAGTGCTCTGTCTAGTTTCATATAGCCTCTTTCAAGATCATACTCGTATTTGTTACTGCTCCCTCTTGGTATTTCAATTATCGCATCTACAATTAAATCTGGATCGCTCATTTTTTCCTCCTAAGAATATTTATTTATGACAAATTAGAATAATTTCTAACAATTTAATTATATCACTAAAGTAAGGACTTAGAAAAAAATTCTAAATTCTTGAATATTTATTTTATTAAAATCTGTTAAATCCATCGGAAGGTGAAGACAGATACCGGAAACTCCGTGGATTGATCTATAATAATCCAAATGATCCATCGGTAATTGATACCAAACGTACCTGTATCAGTTTTACAGTTAATTTTGGAACATTTATCTGTAAGTTACTGTTGGTTGTGTTTTTATTATCGATAATAATTATGCTGTGGGTATTGATATAGTTTATCAAAAAAAGAGTCTAAGCTCTCTTTTTTTGATTATTAAATAGTATTAAGAAATGACTTTCTCTGATATAATATAATCATAAGTTATGAAATTTAGAGATTGATAACATTTTCATTTCTCAACAATACTATGAGGAAGGTGATACTATTGAAGCTTCAAGTTTTTGATTTT
The sequence above is a segment of the Peptoniphilaceae bacterium AMB_02 genome. Coding sequences within it:
- a CDS encoding inorganic diphosphatase, with the protein product MSDPDLIVDAIIEIPRGSSNKYEYDLERGYMKLDRALFSPMFYPADYGFVPETLSGDGDPIDILVLMNNPTFPGCLIESRVIGMFVMSDDKGKDEKLIAVPIHDPRYDEVHSLGDLSSHTEKEFEHFFKEYKRLEEKEVIIDGWFNVRDAKETLMESIERYKEANKI